A window of the Plasmodium vinckei vinckei genome assembly, chromosome: PVVCY_08 genome harbors these coding sequences:
- a CDS encoding ribosomal RNA-processing protein 8, putative yields MTKEGTKKGELSNINKKGDLISKKKIHKKKKRNKNGNDKNKEVRQFSKNKELITNDSNKNNDYLKKNKNENSLLNIHHQGKYYDDDIYGNIDLEKNKQKYKKKKKIEGTPEDIVNASLFRYINEYMYTNNSEIVKKKLNETKNIFNIYHSGYNKQKKKWPKNPVDIIIKYLKKNYTKNSKIADLGCGEAQIAQTFTDWSITSFDLIQYNKYVTVCNITQLPLENDSYDCFVLCLSLMNTDWPKIIYESVRCLKKGATLIIADVVSRFTNYKGFLKFMQSVGFSLHNKINIDDFFHVLFFANEKKKDKLPFVVNDKMVSSTSKLLSPCIYKRR; encoded by the exons atgaCAAAGGAAGGTACGAAGAAGGGTGAGCTgtcaaatataaataaaaaggggGATCTaattagtaaaaaaaaaatccacaaaaagaagaaaagaaataaaaatggcaATGATAAGAATAAAGAGGTTAGacaattttcaaaaaacaAAGAACTCATTACAAATGAttctaataaaaataatgattatttaaaaaaaaataaaaatgaaaatagttTATTGAATATACATCATCAgggaaaatattatgatgatgatatatatggaaatatagatttagaaaaaaataaacaaaaatataaaaagaaaaaaaaaattgaaggAACACCAGAAGATATAGTTAATGCATCTTTATTTCGATacataaatgaatatatgtatacaaataatagtgaaattgtaaaaaaaaaattaaatgaaacaaaaaatatttttaatatatatcattcaGGGTacaataaacaaaaaaaaaaatggccTAAAAACCCTGtagatataattataaaatatttaaaaaaaaattatacaaagaATTCAAAGATAGCAGATTTAGGATGTGGTGAAGCTCAAATAGCTCAAACTTTTACAGATTGGTCTATAACTTCCTTTGATTTAattcaatataataaatatgtaacaGTTTGTAATATAACTCAATTACCTCTTGAAAATGATTCTTATGattgttttgttttatgTTTAAGTCTTATGAATACTGACTGgccaaaaattatatatgagtCTGTCCGTTGTCTAAAAAAGGG AGCAACTTTAATAATAGCGGATGTCGTTAGCAGATTTACCAACTACAAGGGTTTTTTAAAGTTTATGCAAAGTGTCGGATTTTCTCTTCACAACAAG ATAAACATAGATGACTTTTTTCATGTGCTATTTTTtgcaaatgaaaaaaaaaaagataaattgCCATTTGTAGTGAATGATAAAATGGTTAGTAGTACTTCAAAATTGTTATCTCCATGTATTTACAAAAgaagataa
- a CDS encoding proline--tRNA ligase, putative gives MLFKIFVLVTIVNYILFTVNCIKIEKIKKNFFISSAWKVEKIKFARTKVDKKGLSNIKIDNTKKINDNEDRSSNNRWNELKCFRNKSYEGSKYIFNRIFNDNVKQNGDKASELLFRANYIKEINGLYNMLPLGLRVINKIKDFINNYLEKINSHTVFLSILQPKRLWNISDRSKLYSDEFLYVYKQKHQKIDTDLGESVKKKFEDDGNILSPTCEESALTLINEIYNLNATEKHFPLLIHQYNYKFRNEKRLEKSLFKSKEFLMKDGYSFHTNEKCMNEIYEIYKECYNNIFNALGLKYNIIKKRKKDKMNALESHEYQILCRDGKFKEGAHTFKLGNYYSKKLDINFLNKKNEKKNIYMGSYGIGINRLLYFLIDNFYDEDGIKLPSQIAPFSVYLIQTNQKSKYSSEKVNKIVNKLKNEANEKGLTKTHDTPISHDTPMPPDSIHNCEEGRDNTLYNSLNSNDMEYVLTIWLYTILKANNIDTYYDNTDLHLSRKLKNCDLIGASNRVIINLKSDEKKKIKLPTDFYNYLDDNQNNKYNIFHNKLYQAFKNIRVEYKNRFSNETKNITIHELLNHFNLV, from the coding sequence atgttatttaaaatatttgttttagtAACTATTGTGAATTATATCCTCTTTACAGTgaattgtataaaaattgaaaaaataaaaaaaaacttttttataagcTCTGCATGGAAAGTAGAGAAAATCAAATTCGCAAGGACCAAGGTAGACAAAAAAGGGTTGAgcaatattaaaattgataacacaaaaaaaataaatgataatgagGATAGATCTTCAAACAATCGATGGAACGAGTTAAAATGTTTTCGAAACAAATCATATGAAGgtagtaaatatatatttaatcgAATATTTAATGATAATGTAAAACAGAATGGAGATAAAGCTAGTGAACTATTATTTAGAGCTAACtatattaaagaaataaatggactatataatatgttacCATTAGGATTAAgagtaataaataaaattaaagattttataaataattatttggaaaaaattaattcacATACCgtttttttaagtatatTACAACCAAAAAGATTATGGAATATTTCAGACCGATCTAAATTATATAGTgatgaatttttatatgtatataaacaaaaacatCAAAAAATTGATACAGATTTAGGTGAgagtgtaaaaaaaaagtttgaaGATGATGGTAATATATTAAGTCCAACATGTGAAGAAAGTGCATTAACCttaattaatgaaatatataatttaaatgcaACAGAAAAACATTTCCCTTTATTAATACatcaatataattataagtttagaaatgaaaaaagatTAGAAAAAAGCTTATTTAAAAGTAAAGAATTCTTAATGAAAGATGGATATTCTTTTCAcacaaatgaaaaatgcaTGAATGAGatttatgaaatatataaagaatgttataacaatatttttaatgcattaggtttaaaatataatattataaaaaaaagaaaaaaagataaaatgaATGCATTAGAAAGTCATGAATATCAAATTTTATGTAGAGATGGTAAATTTAAAGAAGGTGCACACACATTTAAATTAGGTAActattattcaaaaaaattagatataaattttttaaataaaaaaaatgaaaaaaaaaatatatatatgggtTCCTATGGTATTGGAATAAATAGacttctttattttttaattgacaatttttatgatgAGGATGGAATCAAATTGCCAAGTCAAATTGCTCCATTTTCTGTCTATTTAATTCAAACAAAtcaaaaaagtaaatattCATCTGAAAAggttaataaaatagtaaacAAGCTAAAAAATGAAGCTAATGAAAAGGGTTTAACTAAAACCCATGATACACCAATTTCACATGATACACCAATGCCTCCTGATTCGATACATAACTGTGAAGAAGGAAGAGACAACACACTCTACAACTCACTAAATAGTAATGACATGGAATACGTTTTAACTATTTGGCTATATACCATTCTTAAagcaaataatattgatacctattatgataatactgatttacatttatcgagaaaattaaaaaattgtgatTTAATTGGAGCTTCAAATAGagttataataaatttaaaaagtgacgaaaaaaaaaaaattaaactaCCTActgatttttataattatttagatgataatcaaaataataaatataatatattccataataaattatatcaagcttttaaaaatatacgagtagaatataaaaatagattttctaatgaaacaaaaaatattacaattCATGAATTGCTTAATCATTTTAATTTAGTATAA
- a CDS encoding protein phosphatase-beta, putative, whose product MNDFELSSRNMLFSDTINSKENLKELNKNIKRDNIYMETKKKENNNGIEKKEEYEKKYKISSDNEENFYNYQSFTLDHENSTTYENLSVKEFSDEEVSSENEYNQKIKINKNNSIKYNKDIVNYDKNDYDQKPQKNIAQNSIFKYEQTNEEIQNNYSVQRVSRTTHNVDEWINKLLKCQLLTVEEVKLMCNLLIDILKNEPNCVQVPVPVTVAGDIHGQFYDLLELFHIGGLPPDVSYLFLGDYVDRGYYSCECFCLVACFKIKHPTKVTILRGNHESRQITKVYGFYDECIRKYNNDSSVWKYLTDAFDYLPLTAIINNQIFCDHGGISPYLQTIEDINKLDRYKEIPQDGAICDLLWSDPASSEDEVIDGWKPSPRGAGVLFNEKKTNTFLHMNNLSCICRAHQLVQEGFQWMHNDKVVTIFSAPNYCYRCGNSASLMLVDEFMEKDFVTFNTAPLRANPHTLRNNVDYML is encoded by the exons atgaacgACTTTGAATTATCGAGTAGGAATATGCTATTTAGTGATACAATAAATTCAAAAGAAAATCTTAaggaattaaataaaaatataaaaagagataatatatatatggagacgaaaaaaaaggaaaacaaTAATggaattgaaaaaaaagaggaatatgaaaaaaaatataaaatatcgagcgataatgaagaaaactTTTATAACTATCAAAGTTTTACATTAGATCATGAAAATAGTACAACATATGAAAACTTGTCTGTTAAAGAATTTAGTGATGAAGAGGTTAGTTCGGAAAATGAATACAaccaaaaaattaaaataaataaaaataattctataaaatataataaagatatagttaattatgataaaaatgattatgATCAAAAACCACAAAAAAACATAGCTCAAaattctatttttaaatatgagCAAACTAATGAAgaaattcaaaataattattctgTTCAACGTGTATCTAGAACAACACACAATGTTGATGAATGGATAAATAAGTTATTAAAATGTCAATTACTAACAGTTGAAGAAGTTAAATTAATGTGCAATCTTTTGattgatatattaaaaaatgagcCTAACTGTGTGCAGGTTCCAGTACCAGTCACAGTTGCCGGTGACATCCATGGCCAATTTTACGACCTCCTCGAGTTGTTTCACATAG GAGGTCTCCCCCCCGATGTGAGCTACCTTTTTTTAGGTGACTATGTAGACAGAGGATACTACTCCTGTGAATGTTTTTGTTTAGTGGCTTGTTTCAAAATTAAGCACCCAACTAAAGTTACAATATTAAGGGGTAATCATGAAAGTAGGCAAATAACAAAAGTATATGGATTTTATGATGAATGcataagaaaatataataatgattcaAGTGTTTGGAAATATTTAACAGATGCATTTGATTATTTACCATTAACCgccataataaataatcagATTTTTTGCGATCATGGTGGTATATCACCATATTTACAAACAATagaagatataaataaactagatagatataaagaaataccACAAGATGGTGCTATCTGTGATTTATTATGGAGTGATCCTGCTTCTTCTGAGGATGAAGTAATTGATGGATGGAAACCCTCTCCTAGAGGTGCAggtgttttatttaatgaaaaaaaaacgaatacatttttacatatgAATAATCTTAGTTGTATATGTCGAGCTCATCAATTAGTTCAAGAAGGTTTTCAATGGATGCATAATGATAAGGttgttactatttttaGTGCACCCAATTATTGCTATCGATGCGGAAATTCAGCATCCCTTATGTTGGTTGATGAATTTATGGAAAAAGACTTTGTTACATTTAATACAGCCCCTTTAAGGGCAAATCCGCATACGCTAAGAAATAATGTCGACTATATGTtatga
- a CDS encoding thioredoxin-like protein 2, putative, with the protein MSSFKLLREFKHSAILKMHRRNIYTEISKVDQYLQKVNSDSLVVAQFGASWCAPCKKLKPIIKKLGEEKENIEFLYIDIDELPELGENEDINELPTVLLRKKGKYLDKIVGMNEQELMKCIEKHQSN; encoded by the exons ATGAGTTCATTCAAGTTGTTAAGAGAATTTAAACATTCtgcaattttaaaaatgcatagacgaaatatttatacg gAAATATCAAAGGTTGAtcaatatttacaaaaagtAAATTCTGATAGTTTAGTGGTAGCCCAGTTTGGGGCTTCATGGTGTGCAccatgtaaaaaattaaagccTATA aTTAAAAAGCTCGGAGAAGAAAAAGAGAATAtagaatttttatatatagacATTGATGAGCTTCCAG aATTGGGTGAAAACGAAGACATAAATGAGCTTCCCACTGTTTTGCTcagaaaaaaaggaaaatatttagaCAAAATAGTCG gAATGAATGAGCAGGAATTAATGAAATGCATTGAAAAGCATCAAAGTAACTAA
- a CDS encoding zinc binding protein (Yippee), putative: MGRSFKVFLSNYAYSCSECGNHLSDPSELVSTSFRGRTGPAWLFSKVINICEGQYEDRMMTTGQHTIVDIYCSNCRNNVGWKYEDSSEESQKYKKGKYILEKALLSFLVIDKCGKEHKFELKSSDCDF; this comes from the exons ATGGGTAGATCATTCAAGGTTTTTTTGAGCAACTACGCATACAG TTGCTCAGAATGTGGAAACCACCTGTCCGATCCAAGCGAACTTGTTTCTACTTCGTTTAGAGGTAGAACAGGACCAGCATGGCTTTTTTCAaaagttataaatatatgtgaaGGACAATATGAGGATAGAATGATGACAACTGGTCAACATACAATAGTTGATATTTATTGTAGTAATTGTAGAAATAATGTAGGATGGAAATATGAAGATTCATCTGAAGAATCtcagaaatataaaaaaggaaaatatattttagaaaaagCTTTACTCTCTTTTTTAGTTATTGATAAATGTGGAAAAGAACACAAATTCGAACTTAAATCATCTGATTGTGATTTTTGA